The Anabaena sp. PCC 7108 region GGTGCTATACCCTGGAGTTTCCTTTTCCATTTACAGGCTAAATTAAAATATCCAAAACCTCTAAGTTTCGTAACTTTAACTCCCGGCAAAAATAACGATAATCCCGGTGCTAATCCCAAATCTTTCAACTCTAACCAAATATCTGATTCTTTTTTGACAAATTCATTCTTTCTTAACCTTAAACAAAAGCTTAAACCTTGCTGCTTCAACCAGTTCGCTAATTTGACAGAACAGAATTCTCTATCTCCTAATACACATATTTTATATTTTTTTACTATCGCTAAAATCTCGGTTAACGCTTCTGTTTGTTGTTTGAGATTGCTATTTCCTTTTTGCTTCAATAATTCAAAATATATCGGTATTGCTCGTTTCTCCCACACCATGCTGATCATTAATAAATTTATACATGACCATTTAGTCCGGTCTATTACTAGATATATTGTTTCTTTCTCTTGAAGGTATGTCTCTAACCAGACTTCAATTATGGGTAACCATATCTTCTTTATTGTTAATTTTGGCAATGATAAAAATCTTTGTATTTTTCTGCGTCTACTTTCAAATTTTATGGGTATTGGTAAGGCATTCGCTAAACTTTCTAGACTTACCTGTTTAATTGACTGTAAAATCTGAAGCAGGATTTTTAACAATAGGTATTCTGCTAGACTTAATTGACTTCTGAGATGGTTTTGATAGAATGTTGGTATCATTTTCATTAGATAGGTCTTATTGACAATACTTGACCTATCTTTTTTTACCATAAATCGTCACATTCTTTACATTGCCTTACTTTCAGCCTTGTTTGTCTCCCCTTCAGAATTAGAACTAGAAATTACAGCTAGAGGATTTCAAACTATTTGGATTAAAACTGTTAGCCTTTTCACTGAAGCTATTTTATTATATGAAAATAGTGGATATATGAAATTTTTAGATTTAGAAACTCCTAAAATTGGATATATTTACTATAAAAATATTTCTGAATCAATGTCCTCAAAAATTTAATATCCTCAATCAAAAACATCAATCACAAAATCTTATAAATCCCTAAATCTTATAAATCCTGTTTGCGGAGCATGGCATACAGCACTTCCCGGTGTTATGAAGTACAAGAACCCCACCCCCAACCCCCGCAAGCGATGAGGGGGCTAAGATGTACCTCATAAGAGCGGAAACCGCTGCAAGCCATTTCTGACAAAAAAGCTATAATACAATATATTTTGTAACCATAAAGATATTTGGGTTCGTATTGATAATCAACCAAATCTGGCGGCATTTTGCTGGAGTTGCGGTTTAAGGCTGCTAGATATTCATTGACGAATCGCTCTCTTAGATGTGCGACTATGTTACGGTGGCAGCAATTTCCTCATCCGTCCATACCTGTCTATTAAGATCAATATTTAACAAGATATTGGTGTGCATTTAATAGAATACTTGCGTGCTTAATTTTATAAGCCGATGCTTTGCCGAAAGTCTACAATTTAAATCTAAAATCTAAAATTTAAAATTTAAAATCTTATGCGTGATTTATCCCAATTAAAGCGGGTTGCATCGGCAGCGACTAAGTCTCCTTTGCAGTTACTAGTTTTAAGTAATGGTCATGGAGAAGATATCATTGCTGTCCGTATTTTGCAGGAACTGCAACAACTTTCTTCTCCACCAGAGATATTTGCTTTACCTATAGTGGGTGAAGGACGTGCTTACCAAAATTTAAATATTCCCTGTATTGGTTCGATACAGACTATGCCATCTGGTGGCTTTATTTATATGGATAGTCGCCAGTTAATGCGAGATGTCCGTGGCGGTTTGGTGCAACTGACTTGGAAGCAAATTCAAGCTGTTCGCGGTTGGGTGAGTGATCAAAAAAAATTGGGTAATAAAAAAGCTATTTTAGCGGTGGGAGATATTGTACCGTTGTTGTTTGCGGCGATGAGTGGTGCTAATTATGCTTTTATTGGCACGGCCAAATCTGAATATTATGTTAGGGATGAGGTGGGTTTGTTACCCAGAAAGTCAAAATCGGCCAGTTGGGAAAACTTTTCTGGTTCCATTTACCATCCTTGGGAAAGATGGTTAATGAGTCGTCGTCTTTGTCGTGCGGTGTTTCCTAGAGATGCCCTGACTACGGAAATTTTAAAAAAATGGCCAATTCCGGCTTTTGATTTAGGTAATCCCATGATGGATGGTTTGGAGCCGACGGTGAGAACCAAAAAATTTTATCATGGTCATGCTGAAGAGGAAGAACTAGTTCGTCCTTTGATTGTGACTCTACTTCCCGGTTCTCGTGAGCCAGAGGCTTATAGTAACTGGGAAATCATGATGGTTGCTGTGTCTGGGTTGATGGCTAGTTTTCGGGAACGAGATTCGATTTTACCATCGGCTGGGACTGTGATTTTTTTAGGTGCGATCGCTCCTGGTTTAGATTGCCAGATATTAGCTCAAACTTTGCAAATCCAGGGTTGGTGTTCCTGCGCCGAATCTCCTATCCCACTTGCTGATGCTAATATTTTGACTTTTAAGCAAAGAAATGGCTACTTAGTTCTCAGTCAACAAGCTTATAATGACTGCTTGCATTTAGGAGATTTAGCGATCGCTATGGCAGGGACAGCAACAGAACAATTTATTGGTTTAGGCAAACCAGCGATCGCTATTCCAGGCCATGGTCCACAATATAACCCTGCTTTTGCTGAGGCTCAAAGTCGTCTTTTAGGACCATCTCTGATTTTAGTAGACCAACCCACACAAGTTGCCCAAGCAGTAAAATCCCTACTCAAAAATCCCGATAGGTTACAAATAATTGCTGAAAACGGTGTCCAGCGAATGGGGAGGTCAGGTGCAGCAAGACGTATTGCTGAATGTTTGCAAGATCGATTTTGAGAAAATAATCTTAACCCACTAAACCAGAACGCAAAGCTCTAACAGCAGCTTGTGTCCGGTCATCTGCACAGAGTTTATTCAAAATATTCCGAACGTGAGTTTTGACTGTACCTACTGTGATATAGAGTTTTTCCGCAATTTGACCATTACTACAACCAGCAACAATCAACTCTAAAATTTCCAATTCTCGCTGAGTCAAAGGGTAGGTTTCCAAAACTTGCTCGTATTCTGTAGCCAAAGCCTCAATTTTTACAGTTTTTGGTTTGTCTGATGTTTGGATATCTCCTGGTATGCCCTGACGCATCTTCCGTAAGACTACATTGGCAATAGCCGGATCGATCCAAGAGTTACCACCATGAGTCGCTTGTATGGCCTCAGTTAATTTACTGATGCTTGTCTCCTTCATATAATAAGAATCTGCTCCGGCCGCAAAAGCTGCCAATACAGCGTCTTCTGTGTGATCCATTGTCAAAATGAGAATTTTTGTGTTTGATTGTCCAGTTTCTGTCTGGTAGCGCTTAAACTTGCGTGTAAGTTCAATGCCATCCATATCTGGCAAGCCAATATCTACTACAGCCACATCTGGCTTAGTAGTTTCTAAAAGTTTTAATCCCTGAGTGGCATTTGCCGCTTCACCAATAACTCTTAAACCGCTGTGTGACTGCAATGCAGCCCTTAATCCCATGCGGGTTAAATCATGATCTTCAATTAAAACAATGCTAATTTCGCTCATTTTTGCACTCAACTCTTTAGCTGACGACTTTTCCAAAGTTAAGACTTTAGTGTAAGTGTTGGCTCTAATTTCCCCAAACCAAAGGTAGATGATATTTTTACTGTCCTGCATCCATCGATAGAAATAATAAATTTTCTTTTTTTATGTAAGGTGAAAGTAAAAATCTAACTACGGGTATATGGCTATTCAGGAAAAAAAAGTGAAATATTGATGAGAATAATGCTGAAATATATTAGCCATTTATTCTGACTCAGGGTTTCTCAACCAAATTTCTTCCCTAATTTTACTTGTCAGCCTTGGGCGAAGCTGCTAAAAATCTCTAAATTAGCACAACCACAAGCTACCTAAAAAAAGGATGAATTCTCAACAGCGCCCTTGACCCAAACTGATCAGCTAATAAAATTAATGGAGCTATCTGTCATTTTCATAAACCGCAATTTTTCTCACTTCTTACTCTTTAATTATAGGTGTGTATTCCTAAAATTAGTTATTGACAGAACAAGTTTAGATTTATGATTGCCCAAAAAAGACTACATCAATTTTGCAGTTTTTCATCTATCATGATCATGTTTAAATTCAAGGGAATGATAACAGCATGACTGTGTTTTACTTTAAGGGCTTGCATAAATTCTTAAAAATCAATGAGTACTGCCGCTTTAACTGGAAAAAGCAAAATTATGAATAGTTTATTCTTTTTATAATCAGGGAACTAATACTCATCACTTAGAATCTACCTAAATTCTTTTGAATAAAACTTCTCAAGCTCTTGATCAGCAATGTTTGTATGCAACTCTCACTAATGACTGAGGACAAAGAATCGCTGACTCATTTACAATTATATTAACATAAGTAAAGTACCTAACTTTACTAGATATGGGTTCTGCTTATCTTAGTAGATAATCGATTTTATGTGCATAATTACTAGTTGCTCACCAGTGATTGGTAATTAAATAAAAGCAACAGTTCTTTAACCACAACGGTAATAAGTAGATTCAAATAAACGAATTTACAAGAAAATATAAAATATTCTCTTTAAATACTAGTAAAGAACAGTAAAATTGGTTAATATATAATAAGTAAAGGATGAAAAAATAATGTGCTAAATCTGGATCATATATTGGGTAAGATTCCCGAATAAATTACCATATCGTATAGCTAATACCACCCAAGCTAGAGCCGAATTTACCTGCTCCCTAACCTTGAACAACTCAGCTAATTTGTTAGTTAATATCCTGGATGAGTCACTATAGCTATACCAACTAACAGTAGTTTAAAATGGTTTGTTTTAATTATTAAATGCTGAAATTAATCAACAAGGGTAAATGTTGTATTTGGATAGCTTAAGAACATAAATCCTGTACATCAACCTGTATCGGACAGCGAAAGTAAAAACCAATGGAAGAGACGCTGAAAATCTTGGTTGTAAACAATGATGAAGTAGATCGCATGGCAGTAATTGTAGCTCTAACTCAAGCGGATTCTTATATAGAACTGCATGAAGTTAGTGAGATTAATAAGGCACTTATTGCACTCAGAAGTAGTAAGTTTGACTGCATTCTTATTAATAATTGTTTAACAGATCAAGATGGATTAAACTCGATTCACAAGCTACATTCTTCAGAAATCAAAGTTCCTTTAGTCATTATCTCTGATCAAGGAAATGAACAAATAGCTGTCGAGCTAATAAAAGCAGGTGCTACAGACTATATTCCTAAATCTAAACTATCCTCAGAAACTTTAGTACAGACTCTGAGGAGTGCAATTCGTTTATACCGAGCTGAAACTGAGGCAGCTTCAGCAAATCAAAAGCTGAAAGAAAGTTATGAACAACTGCTTCATCAGAACCAAGAATTGGAGAAACAACGGCAACAAATACAGCTACAAAATTTGAAGTTATTGGAAGCATCACGACTAAAATCACAATTTTTAGCAACTATATCTCATGAGTTAAGAACACCAATGAATGCAATTATTGGTTTTTCACAAATACTATTACGTCCTAAATTTGCTCAACTTACTAATCAGCAAACAGATATGGTAGAGCGGATTCTCAATAATGGTAAACATTTGTTAATGTTGCTCAATGAAGTACTGGATTTTTCTAAACTAGAGTCTGGCAACTTAGAGATAAAGCCAGAAATATTTGACTTATCTACAATAGTTAATAAGACGGTAGAAGAAATACGTTCTTTAGCTGAAGCCAAAAAGTTATCTCTGGAATTAAAAATAGATTTGCAGAATAAGTTGATTTTTAATGATCCAGTCAGAGTACATCAGATTCTCATTAACCTACTCTCCAATGCAGTCAAGTTTACAGAGAATGGAGGTATTTGTGTAAAAGTGAAAGAAACTCCTGGTAATCAAGTAACTATTAGTATCGAGGATACAGGAATTGGCATTTCTCCTGGAGATTTTGAACATATTTTTGAAGCATTTCGCCAAGTAGATCAAGGTATCAGCCGGAAATATCCGGGAACTGGTTTGGGATTAGCAATTATTGATTCATTAGTAAAAACAATGGGAGGAAAAATATTTCTAGAAAGTCAATTAGACGTAGGTTCAATATTTACAATTGAATTACCACGAAAAGTAATATTATCACCTAATTCTAGTTTTAATTTTGGTGGTGATGGGTTGTACTATTCTACTAATAATCATCTTCCATCTACATCTATATTTAGTAAATATTTTATGGAATATCCTAATCTTAAACCATAATTACAGCGGATTTCATTAGTCAAAAATTACAAATACTTAATATTTGATAGCGCAGTGCAAGCCCTATTCTCATGTTCAGCTTTCACCTGATTAATACAGAAGTTAAGTAACCATGTCTGTTGTCAAAAACGATAAAATTAGCCGAATTCTTGCCGTTGATGATTCTAGAGACAATCTAGTTTTAGTCCGAACAATTTTAGAGAGTGAAAATTATGAAATTGATTTAGTCACAGATGGTGCAACTGCTTTACAAAAAATTGCAGAATCACCACCACATTTAATTCTCTTAGATGTAATGATGCCAGGAATGGATGGTTATGAAGTTACGCGTAGAATTCGTAATAATCCTGATCTTAGCTATATTCCAATTTTGTTAATCACAGCATTTCACGAAGCCAGTGCTGTCGAAGGATTAGATATTGGGGCTGATGATTTTATTCGTAAACCCTTTGATACAGATGAATTACTAGCTAGAGTGCGATCGCTGCTTCGTCTCAAGCATAGTATAGACGAACAACAAAAAATGACCCGTCAGCGAGAAGACTTCGTTTCTCGTCTCACTCATGATTTGCGAACACCACTGGTAGCAGCTGATCGAATGCTGAGTTTATTTCAACAGGAGACTTTCTGCAATATTTCTCCAGAAATGAAACAAGCAATTGCTGTGATGATTCGCAGTAACAAAAATTTAATGGAAATGGTTAATACTTTACTAGAAGTTTATCGCTTTGAGGCGGGTAAAAAAACATTAAATCTACAAAACTGCAACTTAAAAGAAATAGCTCAAGAAGTAGTAAGTGAACTCAATACCCTTGCTAATGAGAAAGATTTAACTCTGAAATTAGATACTTATCAGTTAGATCAACAAGGTGATAATGCTGGTTTGATTATTGGGGATAAACTGGAACTAAGACGAGTTTTAAACAACTTAATTGGTAATGCTATCAAGTTTACAGATAAAGGCAGCATAGAAATTCGCATTTATGAAAATTTACCTACCAATACCAATAAAGCTGAAATCATCATTGCAGTTACTGATACAGGTTACGGAATTGCACCTGAAGACCAAATAAGCATTTTTGAAAGGTTTCGTCAAGGGAGAAATAAAAGATCAGGTAGCGGTTTAGGACTATATTTATCACGTTGTATCATAGAAGCACACGGGGGAAAAATCGAACTTTTTTCAGAATTAGGTAAAGGTAGTGTATTTACAATTCGATTACCAAAATCAACTTAATTGATGTAATCTAATTTAACAATTGTAGAATTGATAATTACAATTAAGTCTTAATAGTTATTCTTGACATACTTCAAAAGCTGAACATGGCGCTATTTTTCCCTGTAGCAAACGATAAATAATCACCTCTAAATCCTGAAGCATATAGGGCTTACTAATATAATCATTAAAACCCGCTCTCAGGAAACGTTCTTCCTGATCTCTACCAGCTAAAGCAGTAACTGCAACTACTGGAATATGCCAAGTTAGAGGTTCACACTTTAAAGATCGCATCACATCGAGACCACTAAGCCCAGGTAACAAAATATCTAATAAAATTAAGTCCGGCTGATAATTTTTGGCTACCAGTAGCGTGTTGGAACTATCAGTTTGACAAATAAATTTGCACCCAAGTGAGTCAAGGGCATAACTAAGTAGCAGTAGATTGTCATCATGATCTTCTACAACTAAAATTAAAGGCTTCTGAGAGGCTTGCTTTTTTTCATCACTCATGAATGAATTTGCCAGATACATTTCTTATCCAGAAGATTATATGGGGATACATTGTTTTTCTCATATAAACAAACGACATACCCCGTTGGACATCAG contains the following coding sequences:
- a CDS encoding IS4 family transposase — protein: MIPTFYQNHLRSQLSLAEYLLLKILLQILQSIKQVSLESLANALPIPIKFESRRRKIQRFLSLPKLTIKKIWLPIIEVWLETYLQEKETIYLVIDRTKWSCINLLMISMVWEKRAIPIYFELLKQKGNSNLKQQTEALTEILAIVKKYKICVLGDREFCSVKLANWLKQQGLSFCLRLRKNEFVKKESDIWLELKDLGLAPGLSLFLPGVKVTKLRGFGYFNLACKWKRKLQGIAPKEGWFILTDLPELGAAITAYKQRFDIEEMFRDFKTGGYNLEDTKVTGERLISLILLIAIAYTSATIQGQQIKRKGVQEYVGRVKENSRSTRRHSSFYIGLYGYTWISFMDNCQPLVAQLMRLNPNKRKYYQQGLRAMNLIQSVF
- a CDS encoding hybrid sensor histidine kinase/response regulator; the protein is MSVVKNDKISRILAVDDSRDNLVLVRTILESENYEIDLVTDGATALQKIAESPPHLILLDVMMPGMDGYEVTRRIRNNPDLSYIPILLITAFHEASAVEGLDIGADDFIRKPFDTDELLARVRSLLRLKHSIDEQQKMTRQREDFVSRLTHDLRTPLVAADRMLSLFQQETFCNISPEMKQAIAVMIRSNKNLMEMVNTLLEVYRFEAGKKTLNLQNCNLKEIAQEVVSELNTLANEKDLTLKLDTYQLDQQGDNAGLIIGDKLELRRVLNNLIGNAIKFTDKGSIEIRIYENLPTNTNKAEIIIAVTDTGYGIAPEDQISIFERFRQGRNKRSGSGLGLYLSRCIIEAHGGKIELFSELGKGSVFTIRLPKST
- a CDS encoding response regulator; amino-acid sequence: MYLANSFMSDEKKQASQKPLILVVEDHDDNLLLLSYALDSLGCKFICQTDSSNTLLVAKNYQPDLILLDILLPGLSGLDVMRSLKCEPLTWHIPVVAVTALAGRDQEERFLRAGFNDYISKPYMLQDLEVIIYRLLQGKIAPCSAFEVCQE
- a CDS encoding response regulator transcription factor, which encodes MSEISIVLIEDHDLTRMGLRAALQSHSGLRVIGEAANATQGLKLLETTKPDVAVVDIGLPDMDGIELTRKFKRYQTETGQSNTKILILTMDHTEDAVLAAFAAGADSYYMKETSISKLTEAIQATHGGNSWIDPAIANVVLRKMRQGIPGDIQTSDKPKTVKIEALATEYEQVLETYPLTQRELEILELIVAGCSNGQIAEKLYITVGTVKTHVRNILNKLCADDRTQAAVRALRSGLVG
- a CDS encoding hybrid sensor histidine kinase/response regulator, yielding MEETLKILVVNNDEVDRMAVIVALTQADSYIELHEVSEINKALIALRSSKFDCILINNCLTDQDGLNSIHKLHSSEIKVPLVIISDQGNEQIAVELIKAGATDYIPKSKLSSETLVQTLRSAIRLYRAETEAASANQKLKESYEQLLHQNQELEKQRQQIQLQNLKLLEASRLKSQFLATISHELRTPMNAIIGFSQILLRPKFAQLTNQQTDMVERILNNGKHLLMLLNEVLDFSKLESGNLEIKPEIFDLSTIVNKTVEEIRSLAEAKKLSLELKIDLQNKLIFNDPVRVHQILINLLSNAVKFTENGGICVKVKETPGNQVTISIEDTGIGISPGDFEHIFEAFRQVDQGISRKYPGTGLGLAIIDSLVKTMGGKIFLESQLDVGSIFTIELPRKVILSPNSSFNFGGDGLYYSTNNHLPSTSIFSKYFMEYPNLKP
- a CDS encoding lipid-A-disaccharide synthase-related protein, which encodes MRDLSQLKRVASAATKSPLQLLVLSNGHGEDIIAVRILQELQQLSSPPEIFALPIVGEGRAYQNLNIPCIGSIQTMPSGGFIYMDSRQLMRDVRGGLVQLTWKQIQAVRGWVSDQKKLGNKKAILAVGDIVPLLFAAMSGANYAFIGTAKSEYYVRDEVGLLPRKSKSASWENFSGSIYHPWERWLMSRRLCRAVFPRDALTTEILKKWPIPAFDLGNPMMDGLEPTVRTKKFYHGHAEEEELVRPLIVTLLPGSREPEAYSNWEIMMVAVSGLMASFRERDSILPSAGTVIFLGAIAPGLDCQILAQTLQIQGWCSCAESPIPLADANILTFKQRNGYLVLSQQAYNDCLHLGDLAIAMAGTATEQFIGLGKPAIAIPGHGPQYNPAFAEAQSRLLGPSLILVDQPTQVAQAVKSLLKNPDRLQIIAENGVQRMGRSGAARRIAECLQDRF